From Candidatus Cloacimonadota bacterium, a single genomic window includes:
- a CDS encoding PTS sugar transporter subunit IIA has product MYLSNFLDTRTILHESQILSREQIYRMLVERISKYNQLPVCGDKLIELIMKRDEQSSTAYPTGIAIPHIRMDGFHDTVIGMAFLQNPLIYEETKVHWVCLIISDKSSSNLYLNIVANLLNISKDTQKMDNLMNAHDAAQVLHFFKDPEIVLKKEVTLSDIMVTDMVTVHPKALLSELSDALCSRNLSYVPVVDENNIYIGEVSILNLLKVGVPNYLMMLDDVSFLRSYEPLEKLFEQEDILCVKDVMIPDGRHLSPDTSIPEAVFEMIHNKKRFYSVVDEEGKLQGVVTAMDIFRKVIKA; this is encoded by the coding sequence ATGTATCTCTCAAATTTCTTGGATACAAGGACAATTCTGCATGAGAGTCAGATTCTTTCCAGAGAACAGATATATCGCATGCTGGTAGAACGTATATCCAAGTACAACCAACTACCTGTCTGCGGTGATAAATTAATCGAGCTGATTATGAAGCGGGACGAACAGAGTAGCACTGCTTATCCCACAGGAATCGCCATCCCCCACATCCGGATGGATGGTTTTCATGACACCGTGATTGGCATGGCTTTTCTGCAGAATCCGCTAATTTATGAGGAAACAAAGGTACATTGGGTCTGCCTCATCATCTCGGATAAAAGCTCGTCTAACCTGTATCTGAACATCGTGGCAAACCTCTTGAATATCTCCAAAGACACTCAGAAAATGGATAACCTGATGAATGCTCATGATGCTGCACAGGTGCTTCATTTCTTCAAAGACCCCGAGATTGTTTTGAAAAAAGAGGTTACACTATCCGATATCATGGTTACAGATATGGTAACAGTACACCCAAAAGCTCTATTGAGCGAATTGAGCGACGCTCTGTGCAGCCGTAACCTATCCTACGTTCCCGTAGTAGATGAAAACAATATCTATATTGGGGAAGTCAGCATATTGAACCTCCTTAAGGTAGGTGTACCGAATTATCTGATGATGCTGGACGATGTAAGCTTCCTGAGGTCATACGAGCCCCTGGAAAAGTTGTTTGAACAGGAAGACATCCTATGCGTTAAAGATGTGATGATACCGGATGGTCGGCATCTCAGCCCAGATACCTCCATCCCCGAAGCAGTATTTGAGATGATTCACAATAAAAAACGCTTCTATTCTGTTGTAGATGAAGAGGGCAAGCTGCAGGGGGTGGTAACTGCCATGGACATCTTTAGAAAAGTAATCAAGGCCTAA
- a CDS encoding bifunctional response regulator/alkaline phosphatase family protein, with product MKLMKILWVDDEIDLLKPFVLFLEERNYTVDTCNNGADAIEQVVENKYDLVILDEMMPGLDGLATLQEIKRINNALPIVMVTKSEEEGLMNKAIASQISDYLIKPINPSQIIMAIKKIFQADEIRANEIGQQYSQYMAKLNQRLFSNPDWNEWGEIYREMAQWELRIDEVNDDGLRQTHFLEKRNCNSEFTSYVERNYKDWLRTDERPNLSFDLISQYVAPHFESNVPIYFIIIDCMRLDQYMAIQPYVQELFEEELDLYFSILPTATPYSRNSIFSGLLPIDIAKRFPEYWVNSSEMDNSRNRNEHQLLNEHITELGYQMDPSSKYVKIFNMDEGNFVLRKIETWSKENLIVLVYNFLDLLAHHRSRDQILQEAIPHEEGLRAFTKHWFLHSSLYEALKLIAKQDAIVIISTDHGSIKVNRATQVIGDKDTSVTVRYKEGKNLTANDRHALFVKKPADYGLPSKSIVDNFIFAKDDYYFVYPNSYHQYQRQYNGTFQHGGVSMEEMILPIVTCRSKKKR from the coding sequence ATGAAATTGATGAAAATACTCTGGGTCGATGATGAGATCGATCTTTTGAAACCATTCGTGCTCTTTTTGGAAGAGCGGAATTATACAGTAGATACCTGCAACAACGGGGCAGACGCCATCGAGCAAGTAGTGGAAAACAAATATGACCTCGTGATATTGGATGAGATGATGCCCGGTCTGGACGGTCTGGCTACGCTGCAGGAGATAAAACGCATCAACAATGCTCTGCCCATCGTGATGGTAACCAAGAGCGAGGAAGAGGGTTTGATGAACAAAGCCATCGCCTCGCAGATCTCGGATTATCTGATCAAGCCCATCAATCCCTCTCAGATCATCATGGCAATAAAGAAGATATTCCAAGCCGATGAAATAAGGGCAAATGAGATAGGTCAGCAATACTCGCAATATATGGCAAAGCTGAATCAGCGTCTGTTCTCCAATCCCGATTGGAATGAATGGGGCGAGATATATCGCGAGATGGCACAGTGGGAATTGCGTATTGATGAGGTGAACGATGATGGACTGCGTCAGACCCACTTTCTGGAAAAGCGTAATTGCAATTCTGAATTCACCAGTTATGTAGAACGCAACTACAAAGACTGGCTAAGGACTGATGAGCGTCCCAACCTTAGTTTTGACCTTATATCGCAGTATGTGGCACCTCACTTTGAGTCCAATGTGCCGATCTACTTTATAATCATCGACTGCATGCGCCTGGATCAGTATATGGCGATTCAGCCTTATGTTCAGGAGCTTTTTGAGGAAGAGCTGGATCTGTATTTCTCAATCTTGCCCACTGCTACGCCATACTCCCGAAACTCCATCTTCAGCGGACTCCTTCCCATCGATATTGCCAAGCGCTTCCCAGAATACTGGGTAAACTCGTCGGAGATGGACAACAGCCGCAATCGCAATGAACATCAACTGCTGAACGAGCATATCACAGAACTGGGTTATCAGATGGATCCCAGCTCCAAATATGTGAAGATATTCAACATGGATGAAGGTAATTTCGTGTTGCGCAAGATTGAAACCTGGAGCAAAGAGAACCTGATAGTTCTGGTTTACAACTTCCTGGATCTCTTGGCGCATCACCGTTCCCGCGACCAAATCCTGCAGGAAGCCATACCTCATGAAGAAGGCCTCAGAGCTTTCACCAAACACTGGTTCCTGCATTCATCGCTATATGAAGCCTTGAAACTGATCGCCAAACAAGACGCCATCGTAATCATCTCCACAGATCACGGTTCCATCAAAGTGAATCGCGCCACCCAGGTGATAGGCGATAAAGATACTTCAGTAACCGTTCGTTACAAAGAAGGTAAGAACCTCACTGCTAATGATCGGCACGCTCTCTTTGTGAAGAAACCTGCCGATTATGGCTTGCCTTCAAAGAGCATTGTGGACAACTTTATCTTTGCCAAGGATGATTACTATTTCGTGTATCCCAATAGCTATCACCAGTATCAACGCCAATACAACGGTACTTTCCAGCATGGTGGTGTCTCTATGGAAGAGATGATCCTGCCCATCGTGACCTGCCGCAGTAAAAAGAAAAGATAG
- the panB gene encoding 3-methyl-2-oxobutanoate hydroxymethyltransferase, which produces MTAPANKTNSAQSFALMKQKHQKITMITAYNFAEGRVVAATDIDVILVGDSLGMVVLGYDSTLKVTMEDMISHSAAVRRGAPDKYIIVDMPYMSYHLDSRETRLNASRLVRDGEANAVKLEGGYTSRLNAIREIVDMEIPVCAHIGLTPQSVLKFGGFKVQGKSERAHEEIFRQAKAVEEAGAFMLVLEGIPELLGKEISESLHIPTIGIGAGRYCDGQVLVYHDMLGYSTMQAKFVRQYANLNKSIPEAIMDYSREVREGLFPAREHSYYPID; this is translated from the coding sequence ATGACAGCACCGGCGAATAAGACTAATAGCGCACAAAGCTTTGCTCTTATGAAACAGAAGCATCAGAAGATCACGATGATCACTGCCTACAATTTTGCCGAAGGCCGTGTAGTTGCAGCTACCGATATCGACGTGATCCTGGTAGGCGATTCCCTGGGGATGGTGGTATTGGGTTATGACAGCACTCTGAAAGTGACGATGGAGGACATGATCTCGCATAGTGCGGCGGTTCGCAGAGGAGCGCCGGATAAATATATCATCGTGGATATGCCATACATGAGCTATCATCTGGATTCCCGTGAGACCCGGTTAAACGCATCCCGTTTGGTGCGTGACGGTGAAGCCAATGCAGTGAAGCTGGAAGGCGGATATACATCGCGTCTGAATGCCATCAGGGAAATCGTGGACATGGAAATCCCCGTATGTGCCCACATCGGACTCACTCCCCAATCCGTGCTGAAATTTGGTGGATTCAAGGTTCAGGGCAAGAGCGAAAGGGCTCACGAAGAGATCTTCAGGCAAGCTAAAGCCGTGGAAGAAGCAGGAGCCTTTATGCTGGTACTGGAGGGAATCCCCGAGCTTTTGGGCAAAGAGATCAGCGAATCACTGCATATCCCCACCATCGGCATTGGAGCAGGAAGATATTGTGACGGCCAGGTCTTGGTCTATCACGACATGCTGGGTTACAGCACAATGCAGGCGAAATTTGTAAGACAATATGCAAACTTGAATAAAAGCATTCCCGAAGCCATTATGGACTACAGCCGGGAAGTGCGGGAAGGGCTATTCCCCGCCCGCGAACACAGCTACTATCCCATAGATTAA
- a CDS encoding thioredoxin family protein: MPILNDKVIDEVKKALQNMKNEVRLVLFTQAFECAHCQETHQLLEELCSANPLLNLEVHQFESDKEAVEKYDVDKIPAIAVMGEKDYGIRFYGIPAGYEFSSLLSAILMVSTGITKLNNDTRSFLDNLAKPVHMQVFVTPTCPYCPKAVILAHQMAFYSDKVKADMVEISEFPHLAQKYNVQGVPRTLINEKWFQEGAAPEHMIVAKIKESL, translated from the coding sequence ATGCCGATTCTCAATGATAAAGTAATAGACGAAGTGAAGAAAGCTTTGCAAAATATGAAGAATGAAGTGCGCTTGGTGCTTTTTACTCAAGCCTTTGAGTGCGCACACTGCCAGGAGACGCATCAATTACTGGAAGAGCTTTGCTCTGCCAATCCCTTATTGAATCTTGAAGTGCATCAGTTTGAAAGCGACAAAGAAGCGGTAGAGAAGTACGATGTGGACAAGATCCCTGCGATCGCAGTGATGGGAGAAAAGGATTACGGGATCAGGTTTTATGGCATCCCGGCGGGATATGAATTTTCATCGCTGCTCTCGGCGATCCTGATGGTATCCACTGGTATTACAAAGCTAAACAACGATACACGGAGCTTTTTGGACAATCTGGCCAAGCCTGTACACATGCAGGTATTTGTAACGCCCACATGTCCCTATTGTCCCAAAGCAGTTATCCTGGCGCATCAGATGGCATTTTACAGTGACAAGGTAAAGGCGGATATGGTGGAGATATCGGAATTTCCACACTTGGCTCAGAAATACAATGTTCAAGGTGTCCCCCGCACTTTGATCAATGAGAAATGGTTTCAGGAAGGTGCAGCTCCGGAACATATGATAGTGGCAAAGATCAAAGAGTCTCTGTAA